In Macrobrachium rosenbergii isolate ZJJX-2024 chromosome 6, ASM4041242v1, whole genome shotgun sequence, a genomic segment contains:
- the LOC136839774 gene encoding uncharacterized protein, protein MNVLSWLFCATLPCIIQAVFRPPIVVSMRPDGTQEVVPKNERVLCPVVYVSPTLRFRRSLDVAKRSIENEGFRFDPKVCDDIGQRLPVRGQVSLNGGPLQFGFGLRDDKTQDFDTDVKSVLRPGSKYRKNLRKFRRNYNLRFGRSLDLQTPCPDCEEDTNLYAYSRATLKGQGSEGNDIGDFVMESQTSEKGTLSLAQAESH, encoded by the exons ATGAACGTCCTCTCGTGGCTCTTCTGTGCAACGTTGCCTTGCATCATCCAAGCAGTCTTCCGGCCTCCCATTGTCGTCTCCATGCGACCTGACGGCACCCAGGAAGTGGTTCCCAAAAACGAGAGGGTCCTCTGCCCTGTCGTCTACGTCTCGCCCACCCTCAG GTTCAGACGCAGCCTCGATGTCGCCAAGAGAAGCATCGAAAACGAAGGATTCAG ATTTGACCCAAAGGTGTGTGACGACATTGGGCAACGCCTACCAGTTAGGGGACAGGTTTCCCTGAACGGAGGCCCCTTGCAATTCGGCTTCGGGCTTCGAGACGATAAAACACAAGACTTTGATACAGATGTCAAAAGCGTCCTGCGGCCTGGCAGCAAATACCGCAAGAACCTACGAAA GTTCAGACGCAACTACAATCTCCGCTTTGGTCGTTCTCTCGACCTCCAGACTCCTTGCCCGGATTGCGAAGAAGACACAAATCTATATGCTTACTCTAGGGCCACCCTGAAAGGCCAAGGCTCCGAAGGCAACGACATTGGAGATTTCGTGATGGAATCCCAAACTTCTGAAAAGGGCACGCTTTCACTAGCTCAAGCTGAAAGCCATTAA